In Vibrio marisflavi CECT 7928, the following are encoded in one genomic region:
- a CDS encoding Bcr/CflA family multidrug efflux MFS transporter: MLAKSQAAAVQPNPLSFFIFIVLGAISALTPLAIDMYVPAMPAIAKDLMADTGAVQLSLTAYGAGFAIGQLFHGPISDSYGRRPVLIIGVLCFALTAMLTATVHSIDTLNFLRVIQGLSGAASAVVIQAVIRDMFNREDFAKAMSFITLVMTLAPLVAPMLGGHLAMWFGWRSIYWVLAVYAVVALIMVYYKIPETLQVHQRQTLNMRTTLKNYIKLVKNPTSVGLILSSAFSFAGMFAFFTAGSFVYIDIYGVSPNQFAYLYGLNVVALIILTTLNGRLVKILGLHAMLRIGLVLQLLGGIGLLVGWALNWGLWGTVPSVILYIATISVIGSNSMALLLSAYPTMAGTAASLSGTLRFGMGAVVGAVVAALPGMAVWPMVWVMSGCSILSIAFYWTFGRKA, translated from the coding sequence ATGCTAGCGAAATCTCAAGCTGCAGCGGTGCAGCCTAATCCCTTATCGTTTTTTATATTTATCGTATTGGGTGCGATAAGTGCTCTAACGCCACTCGCTATCGACATGTATGTACCAGCGATGCCTGCTATCGCAAAAGATCTTATGGCGGATACTGGTGCAGTCCAACTTAGCTTAACGGCTTACGGCGCTGGATTTGCGATTGGTCAGCTTTTTCATGGTCCAATTTCTGATAGCTATGGTCGTCGACCAGTCCTGATTATTGGCGTACTGTGTTTTGCTCTTACGGCCATGTTGACTGCGACTGTTCATAGTATCGATACCCTTAACTTCTTGCGAGTGATACAGGGCTTATCGGGAGCTGCCTCTGCGGTAGTCATACAAGCTGTTATTCGCGATATGTTTAATCGCGAAGACTTTGCCAAAGCAATGTCTTTTATAACTTTGGTCATGACTTTAGCTCCGCTAGTTGCGCCAATGTTAGGAGGTCACTTGGCGATGTGGTTTGGATGGCGCTCAATTTATTGGGTACTAGCTGTATATGCGGTAGTGGCTTTGATAATGGTTTACTACAAGATCCCTGAAACCCTGCAAGTACATCAGCGTCAGACGCTAAATATGAGAACGACGCTGAAAAACTATATCAAGCTAGTGAAGAATCCAACGTCTGTAGGTCTTATTCTATCTAGCGCATTTTCATTTGCTGGGATGTTTGCATTTTTTACAGCCGGTTCTTTTGTTTACATCGATATCTATGGCGTATCACCGAACCAATTTGCGTACCTTTATGGCTTAAATGTTGTCGCCTTGATTATCTTGACCACTTTAAATGGTCGCTTGGTAAAAATATTGGGCCTTCACGCAATGTTGAGGATAGGGCTAGTGCTTCAACTACTTGGCGGGATAGGGCTTTTAGTGGGTTGGGCACTCAATTGGGGGCTTTGGGGCACAGTACCATCCGTAATCTTATACATTGCTACAATATCAGTTATTGGTAGTAACTCGATGGCCTTGTTGCTTAGCGCTTACCCAACAATGGCTGGCACCGCAGCCTCTTTATCTGGTACTCTTCGCTTCGGAATGGGAGCAGTAGTCGGTGCCGTGGTTGCAGCCTTACCGGGGATGGCCGTTTGGCCTATGGTTTGGGTGATGTCAGGTTGTTCGATTCTCTCCATTGCTTTTTATTGGACATTCGGAAGAAAGGCGTAG
- a CDS encoding glycosyl hydrolase family 18 protein, whose protein sequence is MKHIKAVLFSLLLVFFSSQSYAMQRVYYVLRFNQALDYGKEHKLIATLTKHKKDIDLIITQAFIADGNGALWGSINPKLLKFARKNHIRLDAMLTNTGFNSRTLHDLLSDHEAQDELINHLKEVSERYKLDGIQVDFEGIEYRDKDRFTDFYKKLARAMHDAHKTISVAVFPKTTDIPADTLSQDVYVHSAGAYDYKALGKLSDFVSVMAYNQHSSLTPPGPIASYPWTKKSFVML, encoded by the coding sequence ATGAAGCACATTAAGGCAGTTCTGTTTTCGTTGTTGCTTGTCTTCTTCAGCAGCCAATCTTACGCAATGCAAAGGGTATATTACGTATTGAGGTTTAACCAAGCTTTAGACTACGGAAAAGAACACAAACTCATCGCCACACTAACGAAACACAAAAAGGACATAGATTTAATTATCACTCAAGCATTCATCGCAGATGGCAATGGTGCTCTTTGGGGCTCAATCAATCCCAAGTTGCTAAAGTTTGCACGCAAAAATCACATCAGGCTTGATGCAATGTTGACGAATACTGGGTTTAATTCCAGAACCCTACATGACTTACTAAGCGACCACGAAGCTCAAGACGAGCTAATAAACCACTTAAAAGAAGTAAGTGAACGCTACAAGCTCGATGGTATTCAAGTCGATTTTGAGGGAATTGAATATAGAGATAAAGACCGTTTCACCGATTTCTATAAAAAGCTAGCCCGAGCGATGCACGACGCCCATAAAACGATTAGCGTTGCTGTTTTCCCAAAAACCACTGACATACCAGCCGACACATTAAGCCAAGATGTGTATGTACACTCAGCAGGTGCCTATGACTACAAAGCGTTAGGGAAGTTGAGCGACTTTGTCTCAGTTATGGCCTACAACCAGCACAGCTCATTGACACCACCGGGGCCGATCGCCTCCTATCCATGGACAAAAAAGTCGTTCGTTATGCTTTGA
- a CDS encoding glycosyl hydrolase family 18 protein, whose amino-acid sequence MDKKVVRYALKYIPADKLSLGIPTYSGYWKPAPEASVGRPIDQHLDYSDVVGVMKQFNIKPKWDNVSKVPYLMFTDNDAYSYIFIEDAQTFKFGLNLVEDNHLAGFSLFDVSAMDPLVWSQINSIPLRRG is encoded by the coding sequence ATGGACAAAAAAGTCGTTCGTTATGCTTTGAAATATATCCCAGCGGATAAGCTTTCATTGGGTATTCCTACCTATTCTGGGTATTGGAAGCCAGCTCCAGAAGCCTCTGTTGGCCGCCCTATTGACCAACACCTTGACTACTCTGATGTTGTTGGGGTGATGAAGCAGTTCAATATCAAGCCTAAGTGGGATAATGTTTCGAAAGTTCCGTATCTAATGTTCACTGACAATGATGCCTACAGCTATATTTTTATCGAAGATGCACAAACATTTAAATTCGGTCTTAACCTAGTTGAAGACAATCACCTAGCAGGGTTTTCTTTATTTGATGTATCCGCAATGGATCCACTGGTATGGAGCCAAATAAACTCAATACCTTTAAGAAGAGGTTAA
- a CDS encoding outer membrane protein: MRLRKTIKLILWMVIVGLSGTQVATASGFYATGSLGFAVQKPPSEGSSSIGSASDVSGRIAAGYLHTINDKWAAGVELGYSHFGTGTFYKDPTTKLPAKSTITLKSYATDISVVANYKLNPQWTLIGKGGVADMRSDANADSTLYNHHVETQYYEHDVKPVIGFGARYQLDENVSVESSLTHYFGDTSLDSTNPSNVVPIVNQLLVGIHYAFN, from the coding sequence ATGAGATTAAGGAAGACTATAAAGCTTATACTATGGATGGTTATCGTTGGTTTATCTGGTACGCAAGTAGCAACTGCTTCAGGTTTTTATGCCACAGGAAGCCTTGGTTTTGCGGTACAAAAGCCGCCAAGTGAGGGTTCTTCCAGCATTGGTTCAGCATCTGATGTCTCGGGGCGAATCGCAGCTGGTTATCTGCATACTATTAATGATAAATGGGCTGCAGGCGTAGAACTTGGCTACTCACATTTTGGTACTGGAACTTTTTATAAAGATCCAACAACTAAACTGCCTGCGAAATCAACGATAACGTTAAAATCCTATGCGACTGACATTAGCGTTGTTGCCAATTATAAACTTAACCCACAGTGGACGTTGATCGGAAAGGGTGGTGTTGCTGATATGCGTTCAGATGCAAATGCTGACTCTACTCTTTACAACCATCACGTAGAAACACAGTACTATGAGCATGATGTAAAGCCAGTGATAGGCTTTGGTGCTCGTTACCAACTAGATGAAAACGTGAGTGTAGAAAGCTCTTTGACGCATTACTTTGGTGATACTTCCCTCGATTCTACAAACCCTTCTAATGTAGTTCCTATCGTCAACCAACTGTTAGTTGGTATACATTACGCGTTCAACTAG
- the rsuA gene encoding 16S rRNA pseudouridine(516) synthase RsuA, translating into MRLDKFLCDALGATRKEATKIIKSGDVSVNGAVVKSGSTKVSDDCLVEWQGREIAKQGPRYIMLYKPEGFVCSHEDGFNHTAFVLLDEVKMENLHFAGRLDVDTTGLVLITDDGKWSHRITSPKHKCSKVYRVWLADPVQPEYVEQFSKGIELKNEKEPTLPAELVIVDEQENEVLLTIQEGKYHQVKRMFAALGNKVEHLHREQIGTLSLDENLQPGEYRYLTQEEVDSF; encoded by the coding sequence ATGCGATTAGATAAATTTTTGTGTGATGCATTAGGTGCAACACGTAAAGAAGCAACCAAAATCATTAAAAGCGGCGATGTGTCGGTAAATGGTGCAGTAGTCAAAAGTGGTTCAACCAAGGTTTCCGATGATTGCTTGGTGGAATGGCAAGGCCGTGAAATAGCCAAGCAAGGCCCTCGATACATCATGTTGTACAAGCCGGAAGGGTTTGTGTGTTCTCACGAAGATGGTTTTAACCACACAGCCTTCGTTTTGCTAGATGAAGTTAAGATGGAAAACCTGCATTTTGCAGGCCGCTTAGATGTAGATACCACTGGTCTCGTATTGATTACTGATGATGGTAAATGGTCACATCGTATTACTTCGCCAAAGCATAAGTGCTCGAAAGTGTATCGCGTTTGGCTTGCTGATCCAGTACAGCCGGAATATGTAGAGCAGTTTTCCAAAGGCATCGAACTAAAAAATGAAAAAGAGCCCACACTACCTGCTGAGTTAGTGATTGTAGATGAGCAAGAAAACGAAGTATTGCTGACTATTCAGGAAGGTAAATATCACCAAGTGAAGAGAATGTTCGCCGCGCTTGGTAATAAAGTTGAGCACCTACACCGTGAACAAATAGGCACTCTCTCGCTTGATGAAAACCTACAGCCAGGTGAATATCGTTATCTTACTCAAGAAGAAGTGGATAGTTTCTAG
- a CDS encoding DEAD/DEAH box helicase — protein MYTLRPYQAESVKAVVHYFRKNSPPAVIVLPTGAGKSLVIAELARLAKGRVLVLAHVKELVEQNHAKYEGYGLKGAIFSAGLGRKETDQQVVFASVQSVARNLDEFKNQYSLLVIDECHRVPDNKSSSYQKVIAHLSEFNPGIKVLGLTATPYRLGMGWIYQYHTRGQVRTEETRFFRDCIFELPINYLLDEEFLTPAKLIDAPVLSYDFSQLKPANTGKFKEAEMDMVIEQSKRATPQIIAQVVEMAVDKQGVMIFAATVRHAQEIYSLLPESQSDIVIGDTPTPERDDIIQRFKSRQIKYLVNVSVLTTGFDAPHVDLIAILRPTESVSLYQQIVGRGLRLSPGKTECLVLDYAGNNYDLYQPEVGEAKPDPTSEIVTVPCPACGFNNNFWGKLDNNGFLIEHFGRKCQGYFIDEETNEREHCGYRFRAKYCNECGADNDIAARICHECDATLVDPDKKLKEALNLKDALVFECEDMSLTTIKNDKNKTSLKVTYLGAEDAQVSEFWSLSTKKQKQTFKDQFVRPHLADKHRPFEEDSPTKVVRNQHRFRPPQFVIARKSGRFWKIRDKIFEEELVNK, from the coding sequence ATGTACACTCTTCGTCCTTACCAAGCTGAATCCGTCAAAGCTGTGGTTCATTACTTCCGCAAAAACTCGCCACCTGCTGTTATCGTACTTCCTACAGGTGCGGGTAAAAGCCTAGTGATTGCAGAACTAGCGAGACTTGCAAAAGGACGAGTGTTAGTGCTCGCGCATGTAAAAGAGCTGGTTGAACAAAACCATGCAAAGTACGAAGGGTATGGGCTGAAAGGCGCTATTTTTTCTGCAGGCCTTGGACGTAAAGAAACAGACCAACAAGTCGTTTTTGCTTCGGTTCAATCTGTTGCTCGCAACCTTGATGAATTTAAAAACCAATACTCTCTATTAGTGATCGACGAATGTCACCGCGTTCCAGACAATAAAAGCAGTAGTTATCAAAAAGTCATTGCTCACTTAAGCGAATTTAATCCGGGAATAAAAGTCTTAGGGCTTACAGCAACGCCCTATCGCTTGGGGATGGGCTGGATTTACCAATACCACACTAGAGGTCAAGTCCGAACAGAGGAGACTCGCTTTTTCCGTGATTGTATTTTTGAGCTACCCATAAACTATTTGCTTGATGAGGAATTTCTCACACCTGCCAAGCTAATCGATGCCCCTGTACTTAGTTACGATTTTTCGCAACTAAAACCAGCCAATACTGGAAAATTTAAAGAGGCCGAAATGGACATGGTGATTGAGCAATCAAAACGGGCGACTCCACAGATCATAGCGCAAGTAGTCGAGATGGCTGTAGACAAGCAAGGAGTAATGATCTTTGCTGCCACGGTTCGACATGCTCAAGAAATATATTCCCTGTTACCTGAGTCTCAATCCGATATTGTTATCGGAGATACGCCAACGCCAGAGCGTGATGACATCATTCAGCGCTTCAAATCACGGCAAATAAAATACCTCGTTAACGTCTCAGTTCTAACGACAGGGTTCGATGCTCCTCATGTTGATTTAATCGCGATACTCCGTCCAACAGAATCCGTCAGCTTGTATCAACAAATTGTAGGCCGCGGGCTTCGATTGTCTCCAGGGAAAACCGAATGCTTAGTGCTAGATTACGCGGGTAATAACTATGATCTTTACCAACCCGAAGTTGGCGAAGCTAAACCTGATCCAACAAGCGAAATAGTTACCGTCCCCTGTCCTGCATGCGGATTCAACAATAACTTCTGGGGCAAGCTCGATAACAATGGCTTTTTGATCGAACACTTTGGACGAAAGTGTCAGGGCTATTTCATCGATGAAGAAACAAACGAAAGAGAGCATTGTGGCTATCGTTTCAGAGCTAAGTATTGCAACGAATGCGGCGCAGACAACGACATCGCAGCTCGAATATGCCACGAATGCGACGCAACGCTAGTCGACCCTGATAAAAAGCTTAAAGAGGCATTAAACCTAAAGGATGCGTTAGTATTTGAGTGTGAGGATATGTCACTTACAACAATTAAAAATGACAAGAATAAAACCAGTTTGAAAGTAACTTATCTAGGTGCTGAAGACGCCCAGGTTAGCGAGTTTTGGTCGCTTTCCACTAAAAAACAGAAACAAACGTTTAAAGATCAGTTTGTCCGCCCACACCTTGCAGATAAACACCGGCCATTCGAGGAAGATTCACCAACGAAAGTAGTCCGAAATCAACATCGTTTTCGTCCTCCTCAATTTGTCATTGCTCGTAAGTCAGGAAGATTCTGGAAAATACGAGACAAAATATTTGAAGAAGAGTTAGTCAATAAATAA
- a CDS encoding PepSY domain-containing protein: protein MPIRNITLLSACLAFGIYMAPAYADSGSQNGHELVQDAYKPGASIKFDEDQDEVYDAVQKGLIRPFSELYEAVDNELNGRVIKVELEEDDDQWFYELKLVHNHNVVKVKYNATTLALMEVKGHNILEVIKR, encoded by the coding sequence ATGCCAATTCGAAATATTACCCTTTTATCCGCCTGTTTAGCTTTTGGCATTTATATGGCACCAGCCTATGCTGATAGTGGTTCTCAAAATGGTCACGAACTTGTTCAAGACGCTTATAAACCGGGCGCGAGTATCAAGTTTGATGAAGACCAAGACGAAGTTTACGACGCGGTACAAAAAGGTCTAATAAGACCATTCTCTGAACTCTACGAAGCGGTTGATAACGAGCTCAACGGCCGTGTAATCAAAGTTGAACTTGAGGAAGATGATGATCAGTGGTTTTACGAACTAAAGTTAGTTCACAACCACAACGTTGTGAAAGTGAAATACAACGCGACCACGCTAGCTTTGATGGAAGTGAAAGGCCATAATATTCTTGAAGTTATCAAAAGATAG